The region CTACAACTACGACTTCTGACACCATTAAAAAGAAAGGCTTTTTTGGGCGTCTTAAAGATGCAATAACAGGGAAGGTCGACGTTCAGAAAGAGAAAGAAAAAGAAAGTACTATTGTTACTGTCACGAGTAATAACAAGGACAAGAGTAAACATAAAACAATAGATATTTCTAATATAAAAACTGAAATGAATAATGCTATAAAATCCATCAACAAGCATTACTCGGATCAGATCAAAAAAGTACAGTTATCTGCAGCCAAAAGCCAACGGGATAATCTTCGGTTTTATAGCAACTTCAATAAATTGCTGGTATACAGTAATGGGCTGATTGATGTTTATGAAAATGCTATTAAAGGATTTAAATCTGAATTAGAAAAAGAGTACAATGAGCAAAGCTCCAAGAATAATAGAACCAGAACCTATCTGGTACTTGGATTAATGGTACTAATGTTTATAGTATCTATTCTTATTATGTATTTTACAAGAATAGCTTTTATATACGAAATGAAACTTAATGAGGCCAACGAATTAAATAAAAAGAATCTTGGCTTCAAAAACAGAATACTGGGTATGCTAAGCCATGAACTAAGATCACCCTTGAAAATTATCAACATTTTTATTGATAAAATTACCAGGACAACGAAAGATGAAACGATAAAAGGTTACCTTAATTCTATCAAGTTTACCAACAGTTCTTTACTTATACAGTCCAATCAGATTTTAGAGTATACAAAAAATCAGGATGCCGGTCAGAAATTAGTCAATACAGCTTTCAATCTTAAAGATGAAATTAACGCTATTGCAACTGCTATTGCTCCTTATATAGAAACCAGAAACAACAAATTTATTGTAAATGACCAAATACCTGCGGATATTGTTGTATATTCAGATAATATAAAAATCAATCAGTTATTGATGAATATTCTGGGGAACGCCAATAAGTTTACAGAAAACGGACAAATTAAACTAGATCTGACCACCGAAATGGTTGGTAAAGATAAAATTGCCCTGACAACTGTGATTAGTGATACAGGCTCCGGAATCTCGGAAACCGATCTGAAAAAGATTTTTGAACCTTACTATCAGGGGATGTTATCCGATGAAATTGATAATCTTGGAGCCGGATTAGGTTTGAATTTGTGCAAGGAAATTGTAGAATTATTTAATGGTAATATTTCTGTTGCAAGCGAACTTCGTAAGGGGACACAAGTAACATTCAGAATAAATTTAAATATTGACAGTAACAGAACTACAAATGGAGAATAAAGAGATTGTATTTCTTTTAGCAGATGATCATAGTATTGTAAGACACGGAATTGAAATTGTAATTCATGAATGTGTTCCAAATGCTATTGTACATCATACGTCTGCTTTGCATCAGGTAGAAGAACTTATAAAGACAAAAGGTGTGGAAATTCTGGTAATCGATGCTCATTTTCCGGACGGAAACAGTCTTCATATACTACCTCAACTAAAAGATGCAAATCCTGACCTTAAAGTTCTGATTTTTTCAGGTCTTGAAGAAAATCTGCACGCTATTAAATTTATACATGCAGGTGCTAATGGATATCTTAGTAAACTCAGTGAAGAAGTGGAAGTGGAAGAAGCTATCAGAAGTATCGTGCAAAAGGGCGAATATCTCTCCGAAATTTCCCGAAACCTACTGGTTCAGTATGCCAATAATCCTGGCTCAGTAAATCCTCTTAGCAATTTGACTAAGAGAGAGCTACAGATTGCAGAAATGTATGCAGAAGGATATGGCAATCTGGAGATTGCCAATCAACTTGATATAAAGCAGAATACCGTAAGCACAATCAAGAAAAATATCTTCGATAAACTGAAAATAGAAAATCTTGTTGAGCTTATCGATCTTATAAAAACACATCACAAAATATAGGATTCCGATTTTTCCTACTCACTTATATAATACTTCGATAAATAATCGATATATATCTACGTTTTTATCGATATATATCGATGCCTTTTATTAGGGATTTTACTTCTGGATATCGTTTCTTTGTAACAGCAAAATTTACCGATTAAAACACAAAATTAAAAATGCGGTAGGAGGCTTTTTAATTTCCGGTAAATATTTTTATGGCTATGCAAATACTAAACTATAGTTATAAAAAGCACAAATGATGAAATTTATTACAGAAGTGTCCGGATGACCTTCGACCGATTTTCTCGAAACAACTGATTTATAAAAACACAAACACAATATATAAACAGAGAGATTGGTCTTTTGGGGTTATTTATTAAGAAGAAGGAGATTTCTACAAAAAATGAGACTGCCTAAAAAGGCAGTCTTTTTTTTACCCATATTCAGTAAACAATCGATATATATCTATGGCTCTATAGATATCTATCGATGTCTTTTATTTGGCATCTTACTTCCGGATATCGTTTCTTTGTAACAGCAAAATTTACCGATTAAAACACAAAATTAAAAATGCGGTAGGAGGCTTTTTAATTTCCGGTAAATATTTTTATGGCTATGCAAATACTAAACTATAGTTATAAAAAGCACAAATGATGAAATTTATTACAGAAGTGTCCGGATGACCTTCGACCGATTTTCTCGAAACAACTGATTTATAAAAACACAAACACAATATATAAACAGAGAGATTGGTCTTTTGAGGTTATTTATTAAGAAGAAGGAGATTTCTACAAAAAATTGAGACTGCCTTTTTAGACAGTCTCTTTTTTATTTATATACTTTATACACAATCAGTTTTTCTACAGACATAGATCAATCATCATATGTTAAAAATTTCAGCAATTAAGACCATATCAAAATACTGTTTAAACACTGAGCCATTTTACTTTAAAGTTAAAGTTTTACTGTAATACATTCTAAATAACCCGTTAAATGGTAGAAAGGCCTTGGATTTAATAATATAATACTATAAATTGTAGCCTTACAATAAAAAACATATGTGAAATGATTGATCTAAGTAGAATAGATTTAAGAAGTGATACCCTTACACTTCCTACAAGAGGGATGAATGAAGCAATCGCCAATGCAGTCTTAGGAGACGATGTATATGGTGAAGATCCTACGGTTAATGAACTGGAAAATAAAGTAGCTGCGATGTTCGGAATGGAAGCAGCTCTTTTCTGCCCGACAGGTACAATGACAAATCAATTGGGCATAAAAGTACATACGCAACCTGGAGACGAAGTAATCTGTGATAAACAAGCACATATCTACCTGTATGAAGGTGGAGGAATTGCTGTAAATTCTCTATGCTCTGTAAGACCTCTGGAAGGTAAATACGGAATGATTACTGCAGAAGCTGTACAAGGATCCATTAATAACAGGGAAGATATACACCAGCCTATAACAAGTCTCATAGCACTGGAAAACACAACCAACAAGGGAGGTGGTGCTTATTACGATTTCAAAGAAATTATAAAAATTAAAGAGGTTTGCGTACAAAACAATATTGCATTTCACCTGGATGGAGCGCGACTTTTTAATGCACTTACAGAGACAGAAGAAACACCTTTAGATTACGGAAAAATATTTGATACCATATCTATATGCCTCTCAAAAGGTTTAGGCTGTCCGGTAGGTTCACTACTTATTGGTAAAAAGGATAAAATAACTAAAGCCAGACGCCTGAGAAAATTAATGGGCGGTGGCTGGAGACAGGCCGGTGGACTGGCTGCAGCAGGAATTTATGCTCTGGATAATCACATAAACTTGTTAAAAGATGACCATAAGAGAGCAAAAGAACTGGAAAAACTCCTTTCTGCACTACCAGAGATTGAATATATTAATCCTGTAGCCACTAACATTGTAATGGCAAAGCTTCCGGAAACTATTGATTCTGTTACGTTTGTAAATAAGCTTAAAGAACAAAACATCTATTGTTCATCTTTTGGGAAAGATCTTGTCCGGTTTGTCACTCACCTGGATTTTACAGATGATCAGCTGAATATTTTTGCGGAAAGAATAAGCAACATAAAATTCTAATAAATATCTTGGTATCATAGGCATTAAAGCCTATGATACTATTTTAATTGATCTATAATTACAAAAAAACAGATGCCCCGAAGGGCACCTGTCTCTGCAAATTGAATTTGCCTACTAATGAATAATATTTCTGAAGTGTGTTTTTGTATATTATTCTAAAAACCAGATATTACTGTGGGTTACATTTTCATCTTTTGTAATTTTGAGATTCTATTACCATTCTATAGTCCGGTTATCATCAGCACCAGTTTCCCATTCTTCTTTTACAGATCCTGAGGAATCAGAAGGAATTACTTTCGCCGAACCAGCCGCAATACTATATTCTAAGACTACAGATTCAACTGTCAATAGAGGTTCTTTATAACTTTCTTTGCAAAAGCTACATTCAGATTTCTTACTTTTTTTCATCATTTGTGTTTTATTATTTGCTTGTAATTTTTGTGTAGACAAAAGTCAAAATATCTGCTGAATTAAGCCTTATATTATTCTATCCTTTGGGTTATACTCCAATTTTTATTTTCTATCTCCACCCATTACTTACCTATTACTTTTTAAAATACATTACTGATAAACAATAAATAACAGATAGTTTTAAGACAAAAACCTTAACCCAATTGATCGAAGAAAAAATAGAGATCAGCTTGACTGGGAATATGAAGTCTCTTTCGTATTTTATTCTTTCTTTTCTGCACAGAGGTATGTAACACTCCGGTAATGCTGGCTATTTCTTTTGAAGAGAAATTAAGTTTCAACATGGCGCAAAATATAAGTTCCGAACGTTTCAGATCTGGATTAATTTTTTGCAACGCGGGTACAAAATCGGGATACAATGCTGTAAATTTGGTGAAAAATACCATATCATTTTTTTTTGCAAGTTCTATTACCTCTTCAAAACTTTTATCATACATCCGTATTTTCAGCATTCTTGTTTCTTTCTCCAGTATTTTTCTTTTAGACTCCGATATACTCACACGTTTATATACAAATGTACCCAACCCCAAAACGGAAGCTACAAATATACCTGTGTATATCAACATATTATTATCTTTAGTTTTCTCAGGTTCCTTAGCTAAAAGACTAACCGCATTATTGTTCCTGACTTTATTTTTGGGCAACAATACTCCTTCTGTCATTTGACAAGGTTCCGCTTTTAAATATGAATTACAAGAAAAAGGTATATGTACCAACCAAAGTACGATCAGGTGCTTTTCAATATTTATCTTCATACAATCAGAATAAAGATTATAATCTAAATACATACTACTTAAAAGGAGGGTGCTATAAGAAATAGTCTGCACACTGAAAACCATAAAACAAATTCGTGTGTATTCTTTTATTATATGCGAAGTGCAATTATTTCATGGATCAATTCTATTTATCCATAATAATCATAAATTAAGATTCCGATTTTTGTTTTCCGGTTGTTGTAAATAAAAAAGAATCTGCCTTAGGGCATGTTTATTTCTATGTGGAAAACTTTCTGTAACACCCTACCCGCTTAAAGTAATGTTAAAGCAGCAATAGTGAGAGTTAGTATCAGTAAAAGATTCGCTGCAGAAAATGAGCACTTGTTTATTAGTCTGTTTTTTTTCATCATCATTTATTTGTTTATTATTTGTTGTACAAAATAAGCTTAGAATTTTATATAAACAAAAATCAAGATATCTACCGGAATAATACTTATATAGATATATCCTTTACATATGACTTTTATCTAAATTTAATAACACTATGCATCCCTTACGTATTACCCGTAACACAACTATCTGAATAACAACATTGAAAAGAATAAATAAATACAGAGTTTTATAACAAATCAATCATCAGATATGAATGCACTTAGATAAAAAATAGCAGAAATATGTCATTTTATTATAAGGACTAATTTTCTAATTTGTGCAAATTATAAACAATATATTTTTCGTATAAATTTTATTGTATCCGTATAAATACAGACTATCATTTTGTCTGTCAAATTTGTAATGCAATATCAATAGTCCTGTTTGCAAAAATTTTATACTTTTCAATTATCTTTATTCACAAACATTATCATTACTTAACATGCTAAAAAAATCTTTTATATTAATCAGTATAATTTGCACCCTCCTATTACAATTATTTTATGCTCAGGAGCAGGGTCAGCAAAAAAAAGAAGATCAGCAGAAAGTAAATTTATTACTGAATGAAACAACAGATGGAGATTATTTGCTGGCTATTGAAAAAGTCGGTGAAGTTCTTCAATCGGCTTATATTAATGCTGAATTTACTGCTGATGTATATCTTGTATTTGGTGATATTAGTCAAACTGATAAAAATATGGATATAATCTTAAGAAGCATAAAAGCTGCTAATCTTAATGTGCGTAACCAGCAAATGTACTATACAGTATTACAACAAATTAAAAAAAAACTTGATGACCAGAGTAAATTTATTAATAAACAGGATAGTATACAGAACAAAATACAGGAACGTATTACCGCTCTCGGTAAGGATAAAACTATTTTGGCTTTTGCTAAAGATAGTATGCGACAAAAACAGTTTGCAAAAGAACTGCTTTCACTGGGAGAACATTATAAAAAAACTACCGGACTACTCAGTGAAAATGCAAAACTTCTGAATGAAAAAAAGAGAATAATACTTGATAATAAAACGGCTATTTTTTATGCATTACAAACTGTAGAAGAACGACTTCAAAAATCAGAAATTGATCTTATAAAAAAAGAATATCCATTACTCTGGAAAACAGAAACATCCGTAGCAAAGAGCAATCTTCCCACAAACTTCACAGAAAAAATAGAAGTAGAGAAAGATGTTACCCTCTATTACCTTAGCCAGATTATTGGCGGTTTGGTTATTATAAGTATTTTAATGCTGATGCTGGCACTATATATAAATGCTAACCTACGCTATCTTCGGAAAGCAGGATACCTGAAAAACCTCGAAAAACTTAACTTCAGTTTTCTTAATCAAGGAGCTTTTGTTCCTGTTCTCGTTTTAGGACTTCATATTATCATTCTGTACAATCTTTCAGCTCCCGCAGTACTTACAACATTATTACATCTTACTCTGTTAGTAAGCGTTTGTTTTCTTTTCCGCCAAAACTGGCAAAAAAACAGTATGCACAACTGGCTATTCCTCATTGTCCTATTTTCAGTCTTTAGCTTCATTAGCCTTTTTGTACCAGTCAGCTTTTTAGAGCGTAGTATTTTTATACTTATTAACATAGGAGCCATTTACTATATCATTAAACAACTAAAAAATTCTGATAATAATCTTTTCAAACTCAGCTTTTTCAGGTGGGCCGGCTTCTTTTTCGTTTGTTTTTGTGCTTTTTCCATTATATTCAATATTTTTGGAAGAGTATCCTTATCACACACCCTCAGCCTTACCGCTACTGCAGCACTTACACAAGTAATTGCCCTTAGTGTTTTACTAAAGATTATTATCGAGATTATCTTACTCCAAATTTACAGAACCCGTGTACAAAGAGGAGTTACAACAATTTTTGATCATAAAAGCCTGTCGGATAACCTCAAGACACCTTTTATTATGATCACCGGTTATATGTGGTTTGTTGTCACAGCTTCTAACCTTAATGTCTGGAACGGAATCCGCGAGGCAATTACCAGTATGCTAAGTCATCCCATCAGCATCGGAAGCTTTACCTTTACTATGGGAAGTGTAATCTTATTTTTTGCATTAATATGGATGGCACATCTGCTACAAAAATATGTAGCTTATTTCTTTGGAGAAATTGAGGATGAAGATGAAGAGAATATTAATAAAAGACAACATTCAAGATTATTAATTATAAGATTAATTTTACTGATCGGAGGTTATTTACTGGCTGTACTGGCTTCTGGTATACCACTCGATAAAATAAGCATTATTATTGGTGCTCTGGGAGTCGGGGTAGGATTAGGTCTGCAGGGAATTGTTAGTAATTTTGTATCTGGGGTTATTCTTATATTCGACAGAGCAATTCGTATAGGAGATATTATCGAACTAAATTCACAACGTGGGCGGGTAAAGTCAATGGATTTGCGTACTACTAAGATAAATGCGCCGAATGGATCAGAAATTATAATTCCGAACGGAAGCCTTCTTTCCCAAAATATTACAAACTGGACTTATACCAACAATCTGAAGCAGGTAGAAATCAGTTTTAGCCTGATAGGTAATACCACCCCGGAAGATATCAACAAGATTATCCACAAAGCAATGGCTGCTGTGCCACTTGTTGAACATTCCAGATCTTGTCAGATATATTACAATAGCCTTTCTAAAGATAATTTTGGTATACTCGTAAAATTCTGGTGCAGTATTTATCGCACCGAAGAAGTAATTAGTGATACTAAGCAAAGCCTCTTTACACATTTCGAAACCGATGGTATCGAAGCCACAATCTAATTACCCGATACCTTTGTAACTCCCACAATAAATATTTATTAAACACAAAATTACTAACCCGAAATCATATTCGATTAAGTAATAAGGCTTCAATCTGTAATATCCCGAATATTACTAATTACTAAAGGTTATAAACTTAAAATCGGGCAGTGAAAAATTCTACTGCCCGGAAAAGCTGTTAATACGCAGAAAAATAATGAAAATCTGCACTACAGAACGTATAGATAAATAAACAACAACAGCTTTTGAAAAACAAAATGATGAATTTATTCTTTATTTAAGGGCTTTTTACACAACGTATCGGTACTCTGTCATCCGCAGACCAGTCATGATATAAAGCCTTTCTCTGTGTGGTGAATGTATTGGCACCATTACTTCTGTCTCCATTATAGATAACAGCCATATATGGCCTTCTGTATAATACAAAATTTTCATAATTATAGGCGTTGCCCGCCATGTATATTGCGGCATTTGCAATATAGGGAGAGTTCCCGCCATTCTGATACCCGGCAGCTCTGTCGGCTTCTGTAACATTACCGTAATAGCGTCCGGTTTTATAAAATCTTAATCTTGTACTTGTTCTGGTAACCTCTTGTATTCCTTCAAAATAGATGTACGGAAAATTATTACTGGTAATATTTCCGTTAGCATGGTTCGTTCCCCCACTCAATGTAGTAGTTGGCAGTCCGTCTGTTGTTCCATTAATATCTCCACCATTATGCACCATATAAACACCCAGACTCTCAAAATCTTCCAAGGAAGGCATCCTCCATTTACCTCCCGCAACTAATTTACATGGATCATTTAAAGGAATTTTGGAAGTACTATTTTCATTAATGCCATCGACAAAATAATAGAGATTCCCTCCACCGTTCCATGTATCACTATGGGAAGTAATAATCATTTTCGGGACCAGCGGATTTCCCTGTTCAGTAGCATAATTCCAATAGTCTGTATCTTTATAATCAGATCCTGTCTCCTGTGGATAATATCTGTTATAATAAATTCTGTTTTCCCAGTTATAAGCCAGATTTCCTCTTGCCCATATCAATCCTCCCGCTAAAATCCCCGTTGCCTGAAAACTCAATTTTATTTTATAACTCACTCCTTTTCTGAAAGTTCCGCCCGGTATT is a window of Elizabethkingia anophelis R26 DNA encoding:
- a CDS encoding sensor histidine kinase, coding for MRKIVHYSLILCILLVQVIIAVFFYNEFTNEKKLKFIESQLKDSKALGGLTENSRKNFTEAQNYLQKYMVSQDDKDLKLYFESLKKLKGNFDKIGEYESLSPGLKNSIAQQKKDTPKLLDLKVLMDSVYQSSIQHSSKTGDKYYEPEKYKSNFDNLDIQTQTHTTTTTTTSDTIKKKGFFGRLKDAITGKVDVQKEKEKESTIVTVTSNNKDKSKHKTIDISNIKTEMNNAIKSINKHYSDQIKKVQLSAAKSQRDNLRFYSNFNKLLVYSNGLIDVYENAIKGFKSELEKEYNEQSSKNNRTRTYLVLGLMVLMFIVSILIMYFTRIAFIYEMKLNEANELNKKNLGFKNRILGMLSHELRSPLKIINIFIDKITRTTKDETIKGYLNSIKFTNSSLLIQSNQILEYTKNQDAGQKLVNTAFNLKDEINAIATAIAPYIETRNNKFIVNDQIPADIVVYSDNIKINQLLMNILGNANKFTENGQIKLDLTTEMVGKDKIALTTVISDTGSGISETDLKKIFEPYYQGMLSDEIDNLGAGLGLNLCKEIVELFNGNISVASELRKGTQVTFRINLNIDSNRTTNGE
- a CDS encoding response regulator transcription factor — protein: MENKEIVFLLADDHSIVRHGIEIVIHECVPNAIVHHTSALHQVEELIKTKGVEILVIDAHFPDGNSLHILPQLKDANPDLKVLIFSGLEENLHAIKFIHAGANGYLSKLSEEVEVEEAIRSIVQKGEYLSEISRNLLVQYANNPGSVNPLSNLTKRELQIAEMYAEGYGNLEIANQLDIKQNTVSTIKKNIFDKLKIENLVELIDLIKTHHKI
- a CDS encoding threonine aldolase family protein, which codes for MIDLSRIDLRSDTLTLPTRGMNEAIANAVLGDDVYGEDPTVNELENKVAAMFGMEAALFCPTGTMTNQLGIKVHTQPGDEVICDKQAHIYLYEGGGIAVNSLCSVRPLEGKYGMITAEAVQGSINNREDIHQPITSLIALENTTNKGGGAYYDFKEIIKIKEVCVQNNIAFHLDGARLFNALTETEETPLDYGKIFDTISICLSKGLGCPVGSLLIGKKDKITKARRLRKLMGGGWRQAGGLAAAGIYALDNHINLLKDDHKRAKELEKLLSALPEIEYINPVATNIVMAKLPETIDSVTFVNKLKEQNIYCSSFGKDLVRFVTHLDFTDDQLNIFAERISNIKF
- a CDS encoding helix-turn-helix transcriptional regulator, translated to MKINIEKHLIVLWLVHIPFSCNSYLKAEPCQMTEGVLLPKNKVRNNNAVSLLAKEPEKTKDNNMLIYTGIFVASVLGLGTFVYKRVSISESKRKILEKETRMLKIRMYDKSFEEVIELAKKNDMVFFTKFTALYPDFVPALQKINPDLKRSELIFCAMLKLNFSSKEIASITGVLHTSVQKRKNKIRKRLHIPSQADLYFFFDQLG
- a CDS encoding mechanosensitive ion channel family protein; amino-acid sequence: MLKKSFILISIICTLLLQLFYAQEQGQQKKEDQQKVNLLLNETTDGDYLLAIEKVGEVLQSAYINAEFTADVYLVFGDISQTDKNMDIILRSIKAANLNVRNQQMYYTVLQQIKKKLDDQSKFINKQDSIQNKIQERITALGKDKTILAFAKDSMRQKQFAKELLSLGEHYKKTTGLLSENAKLLNEKKRIILDNKTAIFYALQTVEERLQKSEIDLIKKEYPLLWKTETSVAKSNLPTNFTEKIEVEKDVTLYYLSQIIGGLVIISILMLMLALYINANLRYLRKAGYLKNLEKLNFSFLNQGAFVPVLVLGLHIIILYNLSAPAVLTTLLHLTLLVSVCFLFRQNWQKNSMHNWLFLIVLFSVFSFISLFVPVSFLERSIFILINIGAIYYIIKQLKNSDNNLFKLSFFRWAGFFFVCFCAFSIIFNIFGRVSLSHTLSLTATAALTQVIALSVLLKIIIEIILLQIYRTRVQRGVTTIFDHKSLSDNLKTPFIMITGYMWFVVTASNLNVWNGIREAITSMLSHPISIGSFTFTMGSVILFFALIWMAHLLQKYVAYFFGEIEDEDEENINKRQHSRLLIIRLILLIGGYLLAVLASGIPLDKISIIIGALGVGVGLGLQGIVSNFVSGVILIFDRAIRIGDIIELNSQRGRVKSMDLRTTKINAPNGSEIIIPNGSLLSQNITNWTYTNNLKQVEISFSLIGNTTPEDINKIIHKAMAAVPLVEHSRSCQIYYNSLSKDNFGILVKFWCSIYRTEEVISDTKQSLFTHFETDGIEATI